Part of the Sulfurimonas sp. C5 genome, TAGACATTTGAATTGCTGGTAAATATCCTGCATCTTTGTAGTGATCATAAACTTTTTGTGGATCTTGACCCGATTGCATAGCTTCAAAATAAATTGTTTGCATTAACTCTTGCTCGTTAACAGCAACACCCATATTTTGTGCTAAAGCATCAATGATAAATGTAGCTTTTACACTTCTTTGTGCTTCATCACGGAAAGTTTCACGTAATGCTTCTAATTTATCGCCATTTTCACGAAGATCTTTAATCTCATCTTCGCTCATCTCTCTTGCTTTATTGTTAAGAGCCATATCAATTTCTTGCTCAACAACGAAATCTGGTAAATCAAATGTTAAAGAATCAACAAGTTTTTCTAGTAATTTTGGTTTTAAATCTTCATTGTAAAGTTTAGCAAGTTCATCTTGTTCCATAGCTTTTTTAAGCTCAGCGTTAAGTTTTTCTAGGCTAGCTTCTTCATCACCTGGAAGGAATTTTTTTGCTAATTCGTCATCAATTTCAACTTCACCTTTTACTTTAATGTCGTTTACTTTAACTTTGAACATAGCTGGTTTACCAGCAAGTTTTTCAGAACCGTAATTTTCTGGGAAAGTTACGTTAATTTCAACTTCTTCATCACGTTTTACACCGATAAGTTGATCTTCGAAACCTGGAATGAAATGTCCGCTACCAAGTAATAAAGCGTGATCTTTAGCAGCTCCACCTTCAAATGCTTCACCATCAATAAAACCTTCGAAATCGATAACAGCAGTATCACCCTCTTTCATTTTACGGTTACGCTTAATGCTCTCTAGTGGTGCTTGACCCTCAGCAAGTTCTTTAAGTCTAGCCTCAACGTCTTTATCTTTGATTTCCGGTTTTTTGAAATCTGGGATACATGCATCTACATCACCAACTTCAATTGTTGGACGCATTGCAACTTTGATCGCAACTTCGATCTTATCGTCAGTCTTGTCAAATTTAGAAATTGTAGGCTCACCGATTAGCTCTTCATTTTTTATTCCAAGTTCATCTAAACCTTGGCTAAGAACTTGACGTAGAGATTCTGACTCTGCATCTTCTACAAGTTTTTGTCCATATTGTTGTTTTACAACTGCTACAGGAACTTTTCCTTTTCTAAACCCTTGAATGTTAGCAGTTTTAGAAAGTTGCTTTGCTATTTTTTCAACATTAGCATTTACCTCATCCATAGAGATAGTTGCTGAAATTTCAGCATTAGCACCATTAATTTTGTTTGACTTGATATCCATCAATTTCCTTTGTACTATTATGTTATTTTGAGCAATAATACCAAAAATGTACTTGTATTATAATTAATTTTTGCATATAGCTGGTTTGAGGTTTAAAATTAACAGCCAGACAACCCCTATATCAATGATTACATCGGCAAAATTAAATACGGCAAAATCAAACCCACAATGCCAATAAACCATGTCCACAACACCACCGTGGATGAACCTGTCATATACATTTGAAAGTGCTCCTCCAAGGATCAAACCCGCAGGTAATGCATAACAAAGCTTACGTAAGTAGATGACATAAACAAATACACCCAGAACCAATACGGCCTGAATATATTTGAGATATTCACCTATAAATGCAAACATAGAAAATGCTACACCTTTGTTATAGACCAAGATAAAATCTATACAATCAGTGTAATAACGAAATCCCTCTACAAAAACAGTTTTAATGTTCTGATCAATGATAAAAATCCCGGCAATACTGAAAAGTAGTATTGCTAAAAGTCTGAAATTATGATTTTTATCCATTGAGTGCTTTTTGGAAGAATGATGACAATTCATCCATTCTTTGCTCCATTAATTTTGCATCACTTGCTTCAAGCAAAAGACGTAATTTATTCTCTGTACCACTATATCTGATAAGATGACGGATATTCTCTTTCTCTAAATTACTAAGCACTTCATCTAAACCGGCTATCTCTTCTAACGGTTTTTTCTCTTTAACATTTAAATTAACCAATTTTTGAGGGTATAGACTAAATGGACGCAGTACTTTCGATGCTTCTGTTTTTTTAGAGATAATTAGTGCCAGAACCTGTAATGCCGTTACCAGCCCATCTCCAGTTTTTGCGAAATCATTCATAATTACATGTCCGCTTTGTTCACCGCCAAAGTTAATTCCCTCTTTGTGCATGATCTCTAAAACATGCTTATCACCAACATTTGATCTAAACAGTTGCATTCCATGTGATTGCATAAAATCATCTAAAGCACCATTACTCATAACCGTTGCAACGATACCTTTTCCTTTTAAGCAGCCTTTTTCGCGTAAAAATAACCCTAAAGCACCTAAAAGCTGATCACCATCAACCACTTCTCCCTCTTCATCTACTACAACAAGTCTGTCAGCATCGCCATCTAAAGCAATTCCAAGATCCGCTCTGTATTTAATCACATGTTCTTTAAGATCTTTCGTATGAAGTGCTCCACAGTGATCGTTAATATTAAAACCGTTTGGCTCATTGTGTAAAACTATTACATCGGCACCAAGTTCTTCCAAAACTGTTGGTCCCACTTTATATGCCGCACCGTTTGCAGTATCTAGGACTATTCTCATCCCCTGAAGTGTCATTTCAACAGGAAATGAATTTTTCAACTGAACAATATAGCGTCCGATAACATCATCGATTCTTTTTGCTTTTCCGATCGCTTTGCCAGTAACTTGAGCTTCTTTTATTTTTTCATCATTGAAATAAATCGCT contains:
- the tig gene encoding trigger factor; the encoded protein is MDIKSNKINGANAEISATISMDEVNANVEKIAKQLSKTANIQGFRKGKVPVAVVKQQYGQKLVEDAESESLRQVLSQGLDELGIKNEELIGEPTISKFDKTDDKIEVAIKVAMRPTIEVGDVDACIPDFKKPEIKDKDVEARLKELAEGQAPLESIKRNRKMKEGDTAVIDFEGFIDGEAFEGGAAKDHALLLGSGHFIPGFEDQLIGVKRDEEVEINVTFPENYGSEKLAGKPAMFKVKVNDIKVKGEVEIDDELAKKFLPGDEEASLEKLNAELKKAMEQDELAKLYNEDLKPKLLEKLVDSLTFDLPDFVVEQEIDMALNNKAREMSEDEIKDLRENGDKLEALRETFRDEAQRSVKATFIIDALAQNMGVAVNEQELMQTIYFEAMQSGQDPQKVYDHYKDAGYLPAIQMSMIEDRVLSTLLNKKIEE
- the lspA gene encoding signal peptidase II: MDKNHNFRLLAILLFSIAGIFIIDQNIKTVFVEGFRYYTDCIDFILVYNKGVAFSMFAFIGEYLKYIQAVLVLGVFVYVIYLRKLCYALPAGLILGGALSNVYDRFIHGGVVDMVYWHCGFDFAVFNFADVIIDIGVVWLLILNLKPAICKN
- the glmM gene encoding phosphoglucosamine mutase, translating into MMKLFGTDGVRGEAGSFLSAEVAMRVAMAAGIYLKEKSVTNKILVGKDTRKSGYMIENAIVCGLTAVGYDVIQVGPMPTPAIAFITENMRCDAGIMISASHNSFEDNGIKFFDARGDKFSSDVEKEIEAIYFNDEKIKEAQVTGKAIGKAKRIDDVIGRYIVQLKNSFPVEMTLQGMRIVLDTANGAAYKVGPTVLEELGADVIVLHNEPNGFNINDHCGALHTKDLKEHVIKYRADLGIALDGDADRLVVVDEEGEVVDGDQLLGALGLFLREKGCLKGKGIVATVMSNGALDDFMQSHGMQLFRSNVGDKHVLEIMHKEGINFGGEQSGHVIMNDFAKTGDGLVTALQVLALIISKKTEASKVLRPFSLYPQKLVNLNVKEKKPLEEIAGLDEVLSNLEKENIRHLIRYSGTENKLRLLLEASDAKLMEQRMDELSSFFQKALNG